From Apium graveolens cultivar Ventura chromosome 9, ASM990537v1, whole genome shotgun sequence, the proteins below share one genomic window:
- the LOC141685403 gene encoding uncharacterized protein LOC141685403, producing MVKTDEVCQVFGINKETTSHCFIHCMFTKSCWHIVCPEAKFDSVMNLPTWFLYVLEYHKEKATTISMVCWSIWRTRNDVVWNNKNWRASNVVTSVIAYLTQWKDAQKLGKAVSPKPGHLTVRNDKGEMLFAARSCFPGKPKVHHAEAIGIREALSWIKVEIDKNEETTACSLQHRMIVESDCQVAVKAVLKKERICSPFGGVIDECKSILESYNNKDIVFVKRSGNKAAYWLASSSSSSPGCICRGEYVPSDLIRILENDLN from the exons ATGGTTAAGACTGATGAAGTATGCCAGGTTTTTGGAATTAACAAGGAGACAACATCCCACTGCTTTATTCATTGTATGTTTACAAAGAGCTGTTGGCATATAGTATGCCCTGAAGCTAAATTTGACAGTGTGATGAACCTACCCACGTGGTTCCTGTACGTGCTGGAGTATCACAAGGAAAAAGCTACAACGATTAGCATGGTATGTTGGAGCATCTGGAGGACTCGAAATGATGTAGTTTGGAATAACAAAAACTGGAGAGCTAGTAATGTGGTGACATCTGTAATTGCATACCTTACACAATGGAAGGACGCTCAAAAATTGGGGAAAGCTGTTTCTCCAAAACCAGGTCATTTAACTG TGAGAAATGATAAAGGAGAGATGCTTTTCGCAGCTAGATCATGTTTCCCTGGAAAGCCAAAGGTTCATCATGCTGAAGCAATAGGCATAAGGGAGGCACTTAGCTGGATCAAAGTCGAGATAGACAAGAACGAAGAAACCACTGCTTGCAGCCTTCAACATCGGATGATAGTAGAATCTGATTGTCAAGTAGCAGTCAAAGCTGTGCTTAAAAAGGAAAGAATATGTTCACCTTTCGGTGGTGTAATAGATGAGTGTAAAAGCATCCTTGAATCTTATAACAATAAAGATATTGTATTTGTCAAACGATCTGGGAACAAGGCAGCATATTGGTTAGCTAGCTCGTCGAGTTCTAGTCCAGGTTGTATCTGTAGAGGGGAATATGTTCCTTCTGATCTTATCCGTATTCTGGAAAATGATTTGAATTAA
- the LOC141685402 gene encoding putative mitochondrial protein AtMg00310 — protein sequence MALQSIPTYTMSVFLFPNKVCQDVENMINNFWWKSSKNNKGIHWRSWNKLRRHKNNGGMGFKNIRDFNLAMLGRQGWRLLNFENSVGRVFKAKYYPGSNLLEAKLGCNPSYVWRSSLESWTLVKRGARWRIGDGHRISVLDQPWLSES from the coding sequence ATGGCCTTACAGTCTATTCCTACTTATACCATGAGCGTTTTTTTGTTTCCAAACAAAGTTTGTCAGGATGTTGAgaatatgatcaacaatttctGGTGGAAATCATCTAAAAACAACAAAGGGATCCATTGGCGTAGCTGGAACAAATTAAGAAGGCATAAAAATAATGGTGGAATGGGATTCAAGAATATAAGAGATTTTAATTTAGCTATGTTGGGAAGACAAGGATGGAGGCTTCTAAATTTTGAGAACTCAGTGGGGCGTGTTTTTAAAGCAAAATATTATCCTGGGAGCAATTTGTTGGAGGCTAAATTGGGTTGCAACCCCAGTTATGTATGGAGAAGTAGTTTAGAGTCTTGGACTTTGGTTAAAAGAGGGGCACGCTGGAGAATAGGAGATGGTCACCGAATTTCAGTGTTGGATCAACCTTGGCTCTCAGAATCTTAA